A single Equus quagga isolate Etosha38 chromosome 8, UCLA_HA_Equagga_1.0, whole genome shotgun sequence DNA region contains:
- the WIPF3 gene encoding WAS/WASL-interacting protein family member 3 isoform X1, translated as MPVPPPPPPPPPPLPPPPPPLGAPPPPPPSVPPVSTDTSSLRKADPKGRSALLADIQQGTRLRKVTQINDRSAPQIESSKGTSKEEGGSANSRGGSTPPALGDLFAGGFPVLRPAGQRDAAGGKTGQGPGSRAPSPRLPTKTISGPLTAPASPRLGNAAEAHGAARTVPPRPSVPAPPPPTPPPPPPPLPPPLPPSPPPRPPPPPPTPPPPPPASILSDKAVKPQLAPLHLPPIPPPLPLLPPCGYPGLNADAASPTQDVREPPAPPPPPPPPPPLPLYASCTPRSSMPAPPLPGANNSIEAPPPLPPKSPSVQAQPPKPSGQTLPAPPALPASQPYLQKKRPGRGPGTSGGKLNPPPAPPARSPTTELSSRSQQAPAWTPTQQSSGQLRNGTLRIIDDFESKFTFHSVEDFPPPDEYKPCQKIYPSKIPRSRTPGPWLHAEPAGQGSDDIKGRSSQLSLKTLR; from the exons GTAAGTACGGACACTTCCAGCTTGAGAAAGGCGGATCCCAAAGGTCGGAGTGCACTGTTGGCTGATATCCAGCAAGGAACTCGCCTACGAAAAGTCACGCAGATCAATGACCGCAGTGCACCGCAAATCGAGA GTTCTAAAGGAACCAGCAAAGAAGAAGGAGGGTCTGCAAACTCTCGAGGCGGAAGcacacccccagccctgggagatCTGTTTGCTGGTGGTTTTCCTGTGTTGCGACCAGCAGGCCAGAGGGATGCAGCAG GTGGCAAGACAGGGCAGGGCCCTGGCTCCCGAGCGCCTTCTCCTCGGCTGCCCACCAAAACCATCAGCGGCCCACTGACCGCCCCTGCATCTCCCAGGCTAGGCAATGCAGCCGAGGCGCATGGCGCTGCCAGGACAGTCCCTCCTCGCCCCAGCGTGCCCGcgccacctcctcccaccccgcccccacctcctcccccctTACCCCcccctctgcccccctccccccccccccgcccccccccccccccccccaccccgcccccacctcccccggCCTCCATTCTCAGTGACAAGGCGGTGAAGCCTCAGCTCGCCCCCTTGCACCTACCGcccatcccacccccactccctctcctcccaccttgtGGGTATCCCGGGCTCAATGCAGATGCTGCCAGCCCCACCCAAGACGTTCGAGAACCtcccgccccgccgcccccgccacccccgccacccccactccccctttATGCCTCCTGTACCCCGAGGTCCTCTATGCCTGCGCCCCCTTTGCCAGGCGCTAACAACAGCATTGAAGCCCCACCTCCGCTGCCCCCCAAGTCCCCCAGCGTCCAGGCACAGCCACCGAAGCCCAGCGGGCAGACTTTGCCCGCGCCGCCCGCCCTGCCGGCGTCTCAGCCCTACCTGCAGAAGAAGAGACCGGGCCGAGGCCCAG GGACCAGTGGGGGAAAGCTAAATCCACCCCCAGCACCCCCTGCGAGATCACCCACCACGGAGCTTTCCAGCAGGAGCCAGCAGGCCCCAGCCTGGACTCCAACACAGCAGTCCAGCGGTCAGCTGCGGAACGGAACCCTGCGCATCATCG ATGACTTTGAGTCTAAATTCACGTTCCATTCTGTGGAAGACTTTCCTCCTCCGGATGAGTATAAACCATGCCAGAAGATTTACCCCAGCAAGATCCCCAGAA GCCGTACACCTGGTCCCTGGCTCCACGCCGAGCCGGCCGGGCAGGGCTCCGATGACATCAAGGGCAGAAGCTCTCAG TTATCTCTAAAGACACTCCGGTGA
- the WIPF3 gene encoding WAS/WASL-interacting protein family member 3 isoform X2 → MLCYIAADLLACVSCLPGTCIALEVKVSTDTSSLRKADPKGRSALLADIQQGTRLRKVTQINDRSAPQIESSKGTSKEEGGSANSRGGSTPPALGDLFAGGFPVLRPAGQRDAAGGKTGQGPGSRAPSPRLPTKTISGPLTAPASPRLGNAAEAHGAARTVPPRPSVPAPPPPTPPPPPPPLPPPLPPSPPPRPPPPPPTPPPPPPASILSDKAVKPQLAPLHLPPIPPPLPLLPPCGYPGLNADAASPTQDVREPPAPPPPPPPPPPLPLYASCTPRSSMPAPPLPGANNSIEAPPPLPPKSPSVQAQPPKPSGQTLPAPPALPASQPYLQKKRPGRGPGTSGGKLNPPPAPPARSPTTELSSRSQQAPAWTPTQQSSGQLRNGTLRIIDDFESKFTFHSVEDFPPPDEYKPCQKIYPSKIPRSRTPGPWLHAEPAGQGSDDIKGRSSQLSLKTLR, encoded by the exons GTAAGTACGGACACTTCCAGCTTGAGAAAGGCGGATCCCAAAGGTCGGAGTGCACTGTTGGCTGATATCCAGCAAGGAACTCGCCTACGAAAAGTCACGCAGATCAATGACCGCAGTGCACCGCAAATCGAGA GTTCTAAAGGAACCAGCAAAGAAGAAGGAGGGTCTGCAAACTCTCGAGGCGGAAGcacacccccagccctgggagatCTGTTTGCTGGTGGTTTTCCTGTGTTGCGACCAGCAGGCCAGAGGGATGCAGCAG GTGGCAAGACAGGGCAGGGCCCTGGCTCCCGAGCGCCTTCTCCTCGGCTGCCCACCAAAACCATCAGCGGCCCACTGACCGCCCCTGCATCTCCCAGGCTAGGCAATGCAGCCGAGGCGCATGGCGCTGCCAGGACAGTCCCTCCTCGCCCCAGCGTGCCCGcgccacctcctcccaccccgcccccacctcctcccccctTACCCCcccctctgcccccctccccccccccccgcccccccccccccccccccaccccgcccccacctcccccggCCTCCATTCTCAGTGACAAGGCGGTGAAGCCTCAGCTCGCCCCCTTGCACCTACCGcccatcccacccccactccctctcctcccaccttgtGGGTATCCCGGGCTCAATGCAGATGCTGCCAGCCCCACCCAAGACGTTCGAGAACCtcccgccccgccgcccccgccacccccgccacccccactccccctttATGCCTCCTGTACCCCGAGGTCCTCTATGCCTGCGCCCCCTTTGCCAGGCGCTAACAACAGCATTGAAGCCCCACCTCCGCTGCCCCCCAAGTCCCCCAGCGTCCAGGCACAGCCACCGAAGCCCAGCGGGCAGACTTTGCCCGCGCCGCCCGCCCTGCCGGCGTCTCAGCCCTACCTGCAGAAGAAGAGACCGGGCCGAGGCCCAG GGACCAGTGGGGGAAAGCTAAATCCACCCCCAGCACCCCCTGCGAGATCACCCACCACGGAGCTTTCCAGCAGGAGCCAGCAGGCCCCAGCCTGGACTCCAACACAGCAGTCCAGCGGTCAGCTGCGGAACGGAACCCTGCGCATCATCG ATGACTTTGAGTCTAAATTCACGTTCCATTCTGTGGAAGACTTTCCTCCTCCGGATGAGTATAAACCATGCCAGAAGATTTACCCCAGCAAGATCCCCAGAA GCCGTACACCTGGTCCCTGGCTCCACGCCGAGCCGGCCGGGCAGGGCTCCGATGACATCAAGGGCAGAAGCTCTCAG TTATCTCTAAAGACACTCCGGTGA